In Vespa velutina chromosome 1, iVesVel2.1, whole genome shotgun sequence, the following proteins share a genomic window:
- the LOC124953913 gene encoding tubulin glycylase 3A-like — protein sequence MQWEQTEYIFPRGNNVVSSEKIGWIENSKNNDYDNIQSIDPKWQISLISKNCMIKKHNQGWQICPKNMNENQEDVKIIVEEKKSAAICCNRDNIDDLLEEENKENESDHGSILLTECLKLLTTSDARINFILKILTKASNERKIFVISGIFPVIRKPLNKRGWIEKKAIRKMISLACVTNEVGLEQVEKLLRQPANFIWYTNKKAFAIRMDEKTLINKFAGCYFTSKIDMCNNLENVSWFYEAGVSNIQFPRCYNFYQSIHIEEFKRDFYITACTGILKWFLFLTSIAGPNSAWSPDGTIPINAILFALERCVEYLSVRIHEDIDRDDYKDAPATAWNQFLHWYGSIINHHAILKTNDKVDINVLLTLTDNILKGMSRCRPQSRVDGMRNIWILKPGDKSLGRGIVLKNSLNDILHKVNQAAKEGMQYVVQKYIERPLLVHKTKIDVRQWFLITSTQPLIVWMYKDILIRFASKNFTLDDFHESIHLCNTTVQLKYRKLPRTNLQLPNEFHWNLQNFKDYLRSKNEEAAWEKIIRPSIKQNLIGALLASQDYMVNRKNSFQLYGADFVIMDDFSVWLIEINTNPRLHPPSSTVTAKLYPEVIEDTIKIIIDRRKSRKMLHGKFECIFKQRHAFYGVNVLGQGTSLSIRGKKL from the exons ATGCAATGGGAACAAACGGAATACATATTCCCTCGAGGAAACAATGTGGTATCCTCGGAGAAAATTGGTTGGATCGAAAATTCGaagaataatgattatgataatatacaaAGTATTGATCCTAAGTGgcaaatatctttaatttccAAAAATTGTATGATCAAAAAACATAATCAAGGTTGGCAG ATTTGTccaaaaaatatgaatgaaaatcagGAAGATGTGAAGATTAtagtagaggaaaaaaaaagtgctgCTATATGTTGTAATCGTGACAATATCGATGATCttttggaagaagaaaataaagaaaatgaatccGATCATGGCAGTATATTGTTAACAGAATGTTTGAAACTATTAACAACCTCTGATGcaagaattaatttcatattaaagaTTCTAACGAAAGCATCGAACGAACGCAAGATTTTCGTGATTTCTGGAATATTTCCTGTGATAAGGAAGCCTTTGAATAAACGTGGttggattgaaaaaaaagctattagaaaaatgatttcgttGGCATGCGTAACGAACGAAG tCGGATTAGAACAAGTAGAGAAGTTATTACGGCAACCTGCTAACTTTATATGGTATACCAATAAGAAGGCATTCGCAATACGAATGGAtgaaaaaacattaataaacaaatttgcaGGATGTTATTTCACATCGAAa atcgatatgtgtaataatttagaaaatgtttcttGGTTTTACGAAGCTGGCGTGTCTAATATTCAATTTCCTCGatgttacaatttttatcag AGCATACATATCGAAGAATTCAAACGCGATTTTTATATCACTGCATGCACTGGAATATTGAaatggtttttatttttaacgagtaTAGCAGGACCTAACTCTGCATGGTCCCCGGATGGTACGATTCCTATAAATGCAATTTTATTTGCTCTCGAACGTTGCGTGGAATATTTAAG tgtaAGAATACACGAAGACATAGATAGAGATGATTACAAAGATGCTCCTGCAACTGCTTGGAATCAATTTTTACATTGGTACGGAAGTATTATAAATCATCATGCCATTTTAAAGACAAATGACAAGGTTGATATAAAC GTACTGTTAACGTTAACTGACAACATTTTAAAAGGGATGTCAAGGTGTCGTCCACAAAGTCGTGTAGATGGTATGCGAAATATTTGGATTTTAAAGCCTGGTGATAAGAGTTTAGGAAGAGGTATTGTTcttaaaaattctttgaatgatatattacataaagtAAACCAAGCTGCGAAGGAGGGAATGCAATATGTTGTTCAGAAATATATTG aacgACCCTTACTTGTTCACAAAACAAAGATAGATGTTAGACAGTGGTTTTTAATAACCAGTACGCAACCTCTCATTGTATGGAtgtataa agaTATTCTAATACGCTTTGCATCAAAAAATTTCACACTTGACGATTTCCACGAGTCTATTCACTTATGTAATACAACTGTACAattgaaatatagaaaattgcCTAGAACGAATTTACAATTACCAAATGAATTTCATTGGaatcttcaaaattttaaagacTATCTcag ATCGAAAAACGAAGAGGCAGCATGGGAAAAAATTATCAGACCAAGTATCAAACAGAATTTGATAGGTGCGCTGTTAGCATCTCAGGATTACATGGTGAATCGAAAGAATAGTTTTCAATTATATGGTGCAGATTTTGTAATAATGGACGATTTTTCTGTTTGGCTAATCGAAATCAATACGAATCCTCGATTGCATCCACCTAGCAGTACTGTCACCGCAAAACTTTATCCAGAAGTTATCGAAGACAccataaaaa TTATTATAGATCGTCGAAAGAGTCGAAAGATGTTACATGGTAAATTCGAATGCATTTTCAAACAACGTCATGCATTTTATGGGGTCAACGTTTTAGGTCAAGGAACAAGTCTTAGTATACGAGGAAAAAAgctttaa
- the LOC124956903 gene encoding tubulin glycylase 3A-like: protein MNAINDAPPSFWKFGEEKGESKNTENIDNSVVKCDDQLEIHHDDKKNEEKLTEDSPCEVLDSDLSTELSPTLQERFLCVKQKVKDAINAHHTFMIYGRARVIRETLLKKGWCEKFFRRNSNVEQYLHVESNPIVLLRGIGDLKDQQSERQLISRMLSNHTVDFLWNTGSEWPGWPSQENKTTVFNRFYRAGFTSKIGLCSNVRQMHWYYEAGVANTLFPRCYNICQGDQMHAFIEDFRFTTCLSLLKWLVDKIDTEGENATRSPTGTIPLKALDFAIKRCSDYISAQSHEDIDRETEKVWSHQWDQFIGWYYKIVSDDAVFIRNNVPFHKYFLAARHLLKRIKKYWPQIDMDGIMNVWILKPGNKSRGRGIVLMNKLDHVIAKVNPSNKADARYVVQKYIERPLLIYSTKFDIRQWFIVTCAQPLTVWMFKESYLRFCSQKFSLTDFHESIHLCNHAVQCKYKNCIDRDPALPADNMWDATTFKEYLRSQGHGEAWDEQIYPGMKQGLVGSLLASQEAMDRRKNSFELYGADFMVMDDFSVWLIEINSHPDMSYSSSVTTRLCKQVMEDTIKVVVDYRENKNADTGLFELAYKQRMPSCQPYLGAALSLQGTRILTSEKKSNWNLHESKTSLTSKTPVVPLAKKKSLVHSQIGPVIVDLIEELEIQLDQEFYSYYKTESPNHRQALPATAPVFPRTSKSSVPFEKPDRMTKSTSAGTVRTRASTKHSHLDQSKVTYKEKSSNPKIIRKVRATPITTNIKHEVSSTRQTLLSKIMALQQQSSYVVPKVNKSFKKNEEKIIHTAVRDAMKKYKRTGNITANIPTIPPLPSLLTPRNKVAHTSTTKNKSRVYSKKTNEKRNKVLTDVPNMYAFGLSLTK, encoded by the exons ATGAATGCCATCAACGATGCACCGCCGAGTTTCTGGAAATTCGGTgaggaaaaaggggaaagcAAAAATACAGAAAACATCGATAATTCTGTTGTAAAATGTGACGACCAGCTAGAGATTCATcacgacgataaaaaaaatgaggaaaagCTTACAgaag ATTCTCCTTGCGAGGTTTTGGACTCTGATCTATCAACAGAATTATCACCGACACTGcaagaaagatttttatgtGTCAAACAAAAAGTGAAAGATGCAATAAATGCTCATCATACGTTTATGATATATGGAAGAGCAAGAGTGATTCGTGAAACTTTGCTTAAGAAAGGATGGTgcgaaaaattttttagaagAAATTCTAATG tcgAACAGTATCTACATGTTGAGTCTAATCCGATAGTATTATTGAGGGGTATTGGTGACTTGAAAGATCAACAAAGTGAACGACAATTAATTTCAAGAATGCTGAGTAATCATACCGTCGATTTTCTATGGAATACAGGATCAGAATGGCCTGGTTGGCCTtcgcaagaaaataaaacgacgGTATTCAATAGATTCTATCGCGCTGGTTTTACTTCTAAG ATTGGTCTATGTTCAAACGTCAGACAGATGCATTGGTATTACGAAGCTGGAGTAGCTAACACTCTATTTCCACGTTGCTATAATATATGTCAGGGTGATCAGATGCACGCATTTATCGAAGACTTTCG ATTCACCACTTGCCTGAGTCTCTTGAAGTGGCTGGTAGACAAAATCGATACCGAAGGTGAGAACGCAACGCGATCACCAACAGGTACGATACCTTTGAAAGCTCTTGACTTTGCTATCAAAAGATGCAGCGATTATATCAGTGCACAATCGCACGAAGACATCGATCGAGAAACTGAAAAGGTTTGGTCTCATCAATGGGACCAGTTTATTGGATGGTATTACAAAATTGTTTCAGACGATGCTGTATTCATTCGCAACAATGTACCTTTTCAT aaatacttCCTGGCAGCACGACACTTgttaaaaaggattaaaaagtaTTGGCCACAGATCGATATGGATGGTATTATGAACGTTTGGATATTAAAACCAGGAAATAAAAGTCGTGGTCGTGGGATTGTATTAATGAACAAACTCGATCATGTTATTGCAAAAGTTAATCCCTCGAACAAAGCGGATGCTCGTTATGtcgttcaaaaatatattg AACGACCACTTCTCATCTATAGCACAAAATTCGATATAAGACAGTGGTTCATTGTGACGTGTGCACAACCCTTAACTGTATGGATGTTTAA GGAAAGCTATCTACGATTTTGTTCGCAAAAATTTTCCCTTACGGATTTTCACGAATCGATTCATCTCTGCAATCACGCGGTTCAATGCAAGTATAAAAATTGCATTGATAGAGATCCAGCACTTCCGGCGGATAATATGTGGGATGCTACGACTTTCAAAGAATATCTCAG ATCTCAAGGTCACGGGGAAGCTTGGGACGAGCAAATTTACCCTGGCATGAAACAAGGATTGGTGGGATCCCTTTTGGCTAGCCAAGAAGCGATGGATCGTCGAAAAAATAGTTTTGAATTATACGGAGCTGACTTTATGGTTATGGATGATTTTTCGGTATGGCTTATAGAGATTAACAGTCATCCTGATATGAGCTATTCTAGTAGCGTGACTACACGTTTATGTAAGCAAGTCATGGAGGATACTATCAAAG TGGTAGTAgattatcgagaaaataagaaCGCTGATACAGGATTATTCGAGTTAGCATACAAACAACGAATGCCAAGTTGTCAGCCCTATTTAGGAGCTGCATTATCTCTTCAAGGTACTCGTATTCTTacaagtgaaaaaaaatctaattggAATTTGCATGAATCGAAGACGAGCCTTACGTCAAAAACTCCTGTG gTACCTCTGGCTAAGAAAAAATCTCTGGTACATAGTCAGATAGGACCTGTGATCGTTGATCTGATCGAAGAATTAGAAATTCAATTGGATcaagaattttattcttattataaaacagAATCGCCTAATCACAGACAAGCATTACCAGCAACGGCACCAGTATTTCCAAGAACTTCAAAATCATCTGTGCCATTTGAGAAACCTGACAGAATGACAAAAAGCACGTCTGCTGGAACAGTTCGTACTCGTGCGTCTACAAAACATTCTCATTTGGATCAG TCGAAGGTaacgtataaagaaaaatcttcaaatccaaaaattataagaaaagtaCGTGCCACCCCTATCACGACGAACATTAAACACGAAGTGTCTTCTACGAGGCAAACATTACTATCAAAGATTATGGCTTTGCAACAACAATCGTCTTACGTTGTACCGAAAGTAAACAAATCATTTAAGAAGAACGAGGAAAAG atcATTCACACAGCTGTACGAGATGCTATgaagaaatataagagaacTGGAAATATTACAGCTAATATACCAACCATACCGCCTTTACCATCTTTACTTACACCACGTAACAAGGTCGCTCATACGTCcacgacaaaaaataaaagtcgagtatattcgaaaaagacgaatgaaaaaagaaacaaagttcTGACGGACGTCCCGAATATGTATGCTTTTGGTCTTAGCTTaacaaaatag
- the LOC124956977 gene encoding mannose-P-dolichol utilization defect 1 protein homolog, with the protein MATFIKNISLYFFTKQCVKIYFDDLNFLHVECFKETLSKMLGLGIIAGSLLVKVPQIVKIFKNKDSKGINIFSVLLDLFAITAMTSYSYASDFPFSSWGDGVSLGIQTLIIALLVFHFNGDTAKATAFLAGYISILTTVISGLAPINLLWTCQAMNIPIVLISKFIQAYTNYSNGSTGQLSAITGFMLFFGSLARIFTSIQETGDTTMVVMYSCSTFANAIIAAQILYYWNVETVDSKKKDKTKKKE; encoded by the exons ATGGCAAcctttatcaaaaatatatctttatatttttttacaaaacaatgtgtaaaaatatatttcgacgATCTGAATTTTCTACATg TTGAATGTTTCAAAGAAACACTGAGTAAGATGTTAGGACTTGGCATCATCGCTGGATCCTTATTGg tgAAAGTGCCACAAATtgtcaaaatttttaaaaataaagatagcaaaggtattaatatctttagcgtattattagatttatttgcTATCACTGCTATGACATCCTACAGTTATGCGAGCGATTTTCCGTTTAG ctCATGGGGAGACGGAGTATCGTTAGGTATACAGACATTAATAATTGCATTATTGGTTTTTCACTTTAACGGGGATACTGCAAAAGCAACGGCCTTTCTAGCAggttatatatctatacttaCCACTGTTATAAGTGGTTTAGCACCAATTAATTTACTTTGGACCTGTCAAGCAATGAATATACCTATCGTTCTTATTAGCAag TTCATACAAGCTTATACAAATTATTCCAATGGAAGTACCGGTCAGTTATCTGCAATAACAGGCTTTATGCTTTTCTTTGGTTCATTAGCAAGAATATTTACTTCTATTCAAGAAACTGGGGATACAACTATGGTAGTTATGTACTCGTGTTCAACTTTTGCAAATGCCATCATAGCTGCacaaattctttattattggaATGTTGAAACTGTAGattctaagaaaaaagataaaactaagaaaaaggaataa